One genomic segment of Roseovarius nanhaiticus includes these proteins:
- a CDS encoding TrbC/VirB2 family protein, translated as MKQISNLFVASLALFLLIAEPALAQSIDLSPIQSLLQGIVDALTGPLGVVIATLAVLGVFLSWFFNIIDLRQALWVLVGIAGVAAAPTIVAAVFAGG; from the coding sequence ATGAAACAGATTTCAAACCTCTTTGTCGCCTCGCTGGCGCTATTCCTGCTGATTGCCGAACCCGCCCTCGCCCAGAGCATTGATCTCTCCCCGATCCAGAGCCTGTTACAGGGCATCGTCGATGCGCTGACCGGCCCACTTGGCGTTGTCATCGCGACGCTTGCCGTTCTGGGGGTCTTTCTCAGCTGGTTCTTCAACATCATCGATCTGCGCCAGGCGCTCTGGGTCCTCGTGGGCATCGCCGGTGTTGCCGCCGCCCCCACCATCGTTGCCGCGGTCTTTGCCGGTGGCTGA
- a CDS encoding type IV secretion system protein VirB3, producing the protein MAERAPLFLGLVRPPKLLGLPIMYAMVWLFGSVLMFVWVQHIAVLGFAALLYPVLWKAADWDPRFIDVIMTALQETPPTRNRSIHGGDSYAP; encoded by the coding sequence GTGGCTGAGCGCGCGCCTCTCTTTCTCGGCCTCGTGCGCCCGCCGAAGCTTCTGGGCCTGCCCATCATGTACGCGATGGTCTGGCTCTTCGGTTCGGTGCTCATGTTCGTCTGGGTCCAGCATATCGCGGTGCTGGGTTTCGCCGCCCTACTCTATCCGGTGCTTTGGAAGGCCGCAGATTGGGACCCGCGTTTCATCGACGTGATAATGACGGCGCTGCAGGAGACACCGCCCACGCGCAACAGGTCAATCCATGGCGGGGACAGCTATGCCCCGTGA
- a CDS encoding type IV secretion system DNA-binding domain-containing protein — protein MPRDDARDAALDARTMTPDWYARETRLAHMLPYVSLVDDQTVRTRVNELFRCIRLEGINSYTTDDAYLDKVTALFARIVAQLGPEFSYYVHKVSKAIKPDLDPIREDSFAGEVDRRWRAKLETSGLRDKTLTLTVIHRPPPKSLLPFLSRSAPDRLKEETRKRLQRLGEAVNVFLSGLTELKPRLLSAGSGELVGFLGALNTGQELPLYPANTYGFLSFNVANTRVTFHGDHFELSEGVVGHRYGKSFTIGEYSEGTSCTMFDMLNLPVDMIVTHSFTPINSNLMAGRIKRQKRQMQASQDAALSLLEALDIAADDLEAKRQSFGEHHMVVTLFCDTLEELQTLSAEIVNAAATEGVKMIGERVAAKAHYLSQHPGNQPKRVRASAVTNRNFADFAAFHRTQLGKPAALTPWGRVVTYLPTPEQSAYRFSYHEQGSPDKEPTSGHTLIMGRPGSGKSVLSAFLMTQARRAGARIFVFDYRLGMEMAVRANGGRYASLNAGQPTGLNPLWTETDNRGTAWLSDWLATLLHRDDKPLTPAQTNRIQEVVRQNAQATNPALRNWRDFASLFVSTDDGGDLHQRLLEWTEEGRYGWIFGQSLEDTFSLKGDVVGFDLTGILDSEADKERMAVLSYLFRRVEREIEDRRPTIIVIDEAWKALDNAYFAERLSNWLVTARKQNTVAVMMTQYASQLERTRTGKTIIEAVPTQILLPNIRAQPADYAMLNLTEKELDVLLNTGSNSRLALIRDDQGSIVVDADLSALGPNLTILGGMEKGEALVGADYRDRPDFWRFS, from the coding sequence ATGCCCCGTGATGACGCCCGCGATGCTGCGCTCGATGCCCGCACAATGACGCCAGACTGGTATGCGCGCGAGACCCGCCTCGCGCATATGCTGCCCTATGTGAGCCTCGTCGACGACCAGACCGTGCGGACCCGGGTGAACGAACTCTTCCGCTGCATCCGGCTCGAGGGGATCAACAGCTACACGACGGACGATGCCTATCTCGACAAGGTGACGGCGCTTTTTGCCCGCATCGTCGCGCAGCTCGGCCCGGAATTCAGCTATTACGTCCACAAGGTCTCCAAGGCCATCAAACCTGATCTCGACCCCATCCGTGAGGACAGCTTCGCGGGCGAGGTGGACCGGCGCTGGCGCGCGAAACTCGAGACCAGCGGGCTCCGCGACAAAACACTGACGCTCACCGTCATTCACCGCCCGCCTCCGAAAAGCCTCCTGCCGTTCCTGAGCCGCAGCGCGCCGGACCGACTGAAGGAGGAGACCCGCAAACGCCTGCAGCGCCTCGGTGAGGCCGTGAACGTCTTCCTCTCGGGGCTTACCGAGCTCAAGCCACGCCTGCTGTCAGCCGGATCGGGAGAGTTGGTGGGATTTTTGGGCGCACTGAACACGGGGCAAGAGCTGCCGCTCTACCCGGCCAACACATACGGCTTTTTGTCCTTCAACGTCGCCAATACCCGCGTGACGTTCCACGGAGACCATTTCGAGCTCTCGGAAGGTGTGGTGGGCCATCGCTACGGCAAGAGTTTCACCATCGGGGAATACTCGGAAGGCACCTCCTGCACCATGTTCGACATGCTGAACCTGCCGGTCGACATGATCGTCACGCATTCCTTCACGCCGATCAATTCGAACCTAATGGCAGGCCGCATCAAGCGGCAAAAGCGGCAGATGCAGGCCAGCCAGGACGCGGCCCTCTCGCTCCTGGAAGCCCTCGACATCGCCGCCGATGATCTCGAGGCCAAGCGCCAAAGCTTCGGCGAGCATCACATGGTCGTGACGCTCTTTTGCGACACGCTCGAAGAGCTGCAGACCCTCAGCGCGGAGATCGTGAACGCCGCCGCAACCGAAGGCGTGAAGATGATCGGCGAGCGGGTCGCCGCAAAGGCGCATTACCTCAGCCAGCATCCCGGCAACCAGCCAAAGCGCGTCCGCGCGAGCGCCGTCACCAATCGCAACTTCGCGGATTTCGCGGCCTTCCACCGAACGCAGCTCGGCAAACCTGCAGCACTTACCCCATGGGGCCGGGTCGTCACATATTTGCCCACGCCGGAGCAGAGCGCCTACCGGTTTTCCTATCACGAGCAGGGCAGCCCGGACAAAGAACCGACAAGCGGCCATACCCTGATCATGGGGCGGCCCGGGTCGGGCAAATCGGTGCTGTCGGCCTTCCTGATGACCCAGGCCCGTCGCGCAGGCGCACGGATCTTCGTCTTTGATTACCGTCTTGGTATGGAGATGGCGGTCCGAGCCAATGGCGGGCGCTACGCCTCCCTGAACGCCGGCCAGCCCACGGGCCTCAATCCACTTTGGACGGAGACCGACAACCGCGGCACGGCCTGGCTATCGGATTGGCTCGCCACCCTGCTCCACCGCGACGACAAGCCCCTGACGCCCGCGCAGACCAACCGCATCCAGGAAGTCGTGCGCCAGAATGCCCAGGCCACCAACCCGGCCCTGCGGAACTGGCGGGATTTCGCATCGCTTTTTGTGTCTACGGATGACGGCGGCGATCTGCACCAGCGCCTGCTCGAATGGACCGAAGAGGGCCGCTACGGCTGGATCTTCGGGCAGAGCCTCGAGGACACCTTCTCGCTCAAAGGCGATGTGGTGGGCTTCGATCTGACCGGCATTCTCGACAGCGAGGCCGACAAGGAGCGGATGGCGGTTCTCTCCTATCTTTTCCGCCGGGTCGAACGCGAGATCGAGGATCGCCGTCCCACCATCATTGTTATTGATGAAGCCTGGAAGGCGCTGGACAATGCGTATTTCGCCGAGAGGCTGTCGAACTGGCTGGTGACCGCGCGCAAGCAAAACACCGTCGCGGTGATGATGACGCAATACGCGAGCCAGCTCGAGCGCACCCGGACCGGCAAGACCATCATCGAGGCGGTGCCGACGCAGATCCTGCTGCCCAATATCCGCGCGCAGCCTGCGGATTACGCCATGCTGAACCTCACGGAGAAGGAGCTCGACGTCCTTCTCAACACGGGCAGCAACAGCCGCCTCGCACTGATCCGCGACGATCAGGGCTCGATCGTCGTCGATGCCGACCTCAGTGCTCTCGGGCCCAATCTCACCATCCTCGGCGGCATGGAGAAAGGCGAGGCGCTCGTCGGCGCCGATTACCGCGACCGCCCAGATTTTTGGAGGTTTTCATGA